Proteins found in one Salinimonas lutimaris genomic segment:
- the smrA gene encoding DNA endonuclease SmrA, whose product MRERDDDGLQTFLAEMGDVTPIEQNDKFHYYSPDHQIAEKRAKAANRSEREKLLNPLSLEGVKPVRPDDHLAWQQPGIQDGVFKNLRMGKYEIEYRLSLKGLTLDESRDALYKAVLNCHSKGARTLLIQHGTGEQSKPFPAFKKSYVNHWLAELTEVIAWHTAQPHHGGRGATYALLKKHPEQKLINREKNRRR is encoded by the coding sequence ATGCGTGAAAGAGACGACGATGGCTTGCAGACTTTCTTAGCCGAAATGGGTGATGTCACACCAATTGAGCAGAACGATAAGTTTCACTATTACTCGCCGGACCATCAGATAGCAGAAAAGCGAGCGAAAGCCGCTAATCGCTCAGAGCGCGAGAAACTGTTAAATCCCTTAAGCCTGGAAGGGGTTAAACCGGTGCGGCCAGATGATCACCTGGCCTGGCAGCAGCCCGGCATTCAGGACGGGGTATTTAAAAACCTGCGAATGGGTAAGTACGAGATTGAGTACCGGTTATCACTAAAAGGGCTGACGCTGGATGAGTCCCGGGACGCCTTGTATAAAGCGGTATTGAATTGCCACAGCAAGGGAGCCCGGACCCTATTGATTCAGCATGGTACCGGTGAGCAGAGTAAGCCGTTTCCGGCCTTTAAAAAGAGTTATGTGAACCACTGGCTGGCCGAACTGACCGAGGTGATCGCCTGGCACACTGCACAACCCCATCATGGTGGACGCGGTGCAACCTATGCCCTGCTTAAGAAGCATCCGGAACAAAAACTGATAAATCGGGAAAAGAACCGCAGACGGTAA